The genome window aggagaaaaagatttcaattcatgcataagaactcttatgattcatattgaaatttttttcaaaatgtaagagaataaagagtaagaaatcttgattcataaaggattttatgttataaatttcgaaagatcaagatcgtgatttcgataaaacccattagatTCAAACcattaaaatcaatttcaaggttcacaaaattcataaatagattcatgattttaaacccaataatatattttcctttttatgtgatactttttaagtgattgattttgtataagcatgcctttttcatttatgtcaaataaaaatatgcatcaacgtttaggatcgaaaaataaatttcttcataaaaaccatcaagatcaataaaccataaagatcatcatgtataactttaaaatctcatatataaaatcatcaaatcatggtatcaaaattttaatattttcattacaactttatgcatcattaagtatacaatcgtcaagcatgacactatttcatttatgtgtaaTAGCCACTCTTATTATCGTGAATAGTGAATAGTCAATTTTCAATCGTCAATCATCATTTTttaagtatacaatcatcaatcgtcaagcatgcctatttcatttatatcaaatcaaaacatgcattatttttaaagccacttttattattatgaaaatcgataatccataaatcacaaaaatcattatgcatcatttcgaaagaaaactcattaagcatgataattatgcatttcttcaaatcaaacatgatttcatttattttcaaaatattcatcatgataggacatatgaggtaaagaaatcattaaacataaagcatatacatcaatcatggtttcattgagcataaggtattttcaaccataatcatttgttatttattgtagtcatgcatttttctttttaggtgaatctatcttttcatgcttggttttccatacaaaagccatacatcatcattaagcatgatattaaacttcttaatattttcattaagacatcaagcatgtttataatcaaaatcagaaatcatcaagatacacattttttcttcttaagaaaaacatacatatgatcattacatttaaatctaacattttattccattaacataaaacatgcacttttcaagaaaaatgattattcaaaaaaaaaaaatacatcatggaaaacatcaagtaatttcaaaataaattaagggggtttcgattacctcatcgttgaataccGTTGAGGTGTAGTTTGTcatctcacctttcttgattttctcctcatcttcggaggagctcaattcatcctaatttttgttctttttgcattcaaagtaagtagttccgttctttttgctttttaatttttgtttcatttatagtttaagttcaccatcacttgagcttatactcaagtggtcttcatgtgttctatgtcccaaatccttcctgtcctttggaaggttgttctcgagtttcctttttgtcatattgttcatttcgtaggtcattagagacccaattagttctttgagtggaaatgttttaagatccttggcctcttgaatggccgtaacttttggatcccaactgtttggaagggatcttagaattttagttactaattcaaagttagaaaaatctttaccaagagctttgagtctattgatgacatccgtgaaacgggtgtacatgtctccgatggactcacttggtttcatccgaaaaagtttgtaagaatgcacaagaatattgattttggactctttcacttggctagtacctttatgagtgacctcaagagttctcaaaATATCCAAAGTCGAATTACAATTCGAAATGTGATTAAatttataaggcattcatagcctttgtagtatttagagaaaatatcttcttctccaaatcattccaatggttcattggaagagatgacatttcaaatccattttcgactatgtgccataaattcaaatccaaagaaagtaagaaaactctcattcgagttttccaataagtgtagtccatcccattgaaaaagggaggacgaatgagagagtaaccctcttaaaggccgaaaagagccatttctatttgggtgttaaaccaaagtagaaaaccatggctctgatatcaattgttaggatcagagtggcactaagaggaggggataAATtaatgcagcagattaaaactcgtaagtttgaaaacgatttcgtaaatgcgtagagatttcgattcgacaaagaatgacttggtaaaagtaactcgagtaaagtaaggagatgaaaaccaaaagcttgctgctatgtaaataaaggtttcagaaaggtaaacactcatacatttaaggaacacactaatttaaagtggttcggtcaaatgacctccatccacttacaaagccttcttcgatgaggctctcaacttctactagtaaatcactttgaagaggaaggacaaataccccttttacaaccttttacaagtggttcacactcttacagatttttcaaagagaaagagagaggtgaacacttaagctattgaaaacaagacttgcgaaaggctttgctaaggctttatctcaatctctaacttctcaaaggttgtgttctctattgagaattgaggggtatttataggcctctagatgattcaaattttggctccaaatttgaattgcttttgggttttctaatgctagcggtgccaccgtcggacctctcgggtgctgggcggtgccactgcctggactTTTtatatcactggttgggctctaaacttagcccaaaccagtccaaattcgggcccaattggcccctaaccagattataggattaactcttaatcctaaccttaattacatacaaactataaaattaagagatagtcctaagcaggtttttaattAGCAATGTCAAGATTCCTTCTGGCGagttttccggcaaacttccggcggacttccgatacactctcggatttcttccggcggactctcagcaggctctcgatcttgtggcaagttcagtgagtctttggcaagtagtcaAACTTTCTCGGTGAtatccgcgaacctccgatgatctctccgacggacttttgaaaacttcggcaagtccccgattccttcttggttggttccggcagcacttccgatgaatcttcggactcttggcggactctcgaacacccatcaaacttgacttcggtagacttgctttatgtcttcaagctatcgtagttaatcctgcataagtaaagcaaaacttcgatctagataattactcttaagcaatcaagttgtctggcatgtcattggtccctcgacgcttcatctgattcttcggtgcatcgtcctctcttgcggcatattgcccaatcggccagttgactccacaactccgatatccttgatgcaatacccgctcttcttggcccaatgcccgaatccacggcccgaagccttttgtcgatacgtcgaccgatccaccggcccaacgtctaatcttctgatatgtttctccggcgcaacatgattttcctactttaattgtctcatcctgatcgaagtatcttgcatcactcaaaatgcagattaaatcacaaacatatatcaagtggtttcatcatcaaaatacgagattatatatatatatatatatatatatatatatatatatatatatatatatatatatatatatatatatcttaaacatTAGTTTAATCACATCGCTAATTTACCTAATCTATTCACTCGAGGATCACATGTTGATAAGCTAGTTAACTTTGCTAATTCACATCATTTGAGTCAAGATACGTGAATAGATTAGGTGCATCGTCAATCTGCTCAAGGTGAATTAGCGAAGTTAGCTAGCTCATAGAGATAAGCGAAATGAGAGTGATAATCTAGGTTAaactataatttaattaattaaaaaaatattacaaagtaATGATAAACAGGAATGAGTATATCGAAGATAAAAATAGATTTTTTACATCCCAAGTGTTGTTCTGACGGTCGTGTAGCGTAGTGTATACGACTTACTCGCTCCTTAATTCAATCTATTATTCTTCTTACATGATAATAGTTAATTTAATTGGAAAAGATTTTATGAGATCATTATAAAATTTTAGGATCAATTATCgtttgtaataaaaaataaaaaaagaaagatgatCATCCCATGCATTACTAATGAATGAATATTTTATTCTCTTCAGCTATTAATTAATGGAAGCTTTGCGGGGGTGTTGTTAACATAATAAGCCTTCTGTCTTAAGGCAACATCATTAATAGAATCCACCTAATGCGCTGTATAGAGCCTGCATTCCCTCTTCGTCAAGTAGTAAGCTCTCCAACTTACTAACGGGAGGCggagaggtggtggtggtggtggtggcggtgacgATGATGACCAGGGAAGAGGATAGAGGAGAGGAGTGGGAGGCGGAGGAGATCGACTACGTGTTCAAGATCGTCGTGATCGGCGACTCGGCGGTGGGGAAGACGCAGTTGCTCGGCCGCTTCACCAAGGACGAGTTCTTCCTCGACTCCAAGTCCACCATCGGCGTCGAGTTCCAAACTCGAACCCTCGTCCTCAACCGCAAGCGCATCAAGGCCCAAATCTGGGACACCGCCGGCCAAGAGCGGTacccccccctccctccccccaTCTCAATCTCAAGCTTTTAagattcctttttctttcttggagTCGGGAACTCATAGATTGCACCTGATTCCAGTTTGATTCATTGTCTATCAAACTTCACTTACACAAGTGTGCATTTGGTCCTGATAAGAAACAAGATGGATCAAAACATGatcttgttgatgatgatgagagGATGCGTATGGGTTTGGTTGACTGTGACACAGACCGGTGGATGTTGTTCTCGTCGCCATCTTTTTATCTTCACATGTTTGATGGTTTGTGAAGCATATGACTTCCTTGATGACAAAAGGAAATCCATTGGGttcacaagcatcacaatgacccACAATTGACTTACTCCCCTGACCCTAATGATCTTGTACCAATCTTGGTTAATGAGGCAGAATTGACCTACCCTGATCCCAATTTTGGGTCTACGAGAGAAAACAACTTGTACCAAATATTTGAGCTTGTATTAGTTTTTGAGTTAGAATTGGCCTTAATAATCTTTTTCTTTGGGGTCTATAAGAAAATAATTTGTACCAAATATTTTAGTGAGTATTATTCACCAAGAGAATGACCGTGTTGAATCTTTATTTTTGAGTCAGAATTTATCTCTCCTAACTCTAATGATCCttttatttggggtctataagaaAATAATTTGTACTAAATATTTGAGTGAGTATTATTTATTAGGACCGTATCGGCACTGAgagagggggagggtgaattagtgctttcataaaatcacgtcggtttaaaaattctCGTTCGataaatcagtttacaatataaacgaaaagcataaagtaaatgaaaccagatttatagtgattcggtcgtcgtgacctacatccactcccgattcctcttcactcgaggccaacgacttccactactgatcttctttcaacgggcgaagattaactacccttacaacactttctccttttcacaggttcaggagagaacctcttACACCTCTTTTTTAGACCTCattcctcccttagaaaacttataactctaggaggaagagactctaaatcctaagagagtttccaattttttttctcaagtattctttcctctTTTTCTACTTAAATTCATGCTCTTCGAAGCAGAAATAACTGGGGTATTTTCAGACCCTAATTGGCTtaaaaaatgaagcaaaaaaaaatctcatcccgagtttcctaaGTCTTGGCGATATCATTGCTTGTAGCACtaccactggacggtaccaccgcgcaATCtaacggtaccattgcctgacacaatTTGGGAAACTgtgtttgggcaataccaccacccaaactagcgatgccatcgcttgacacaatctgggagactatgtttgggtagtACAACAGCCCAGTCTGATGGTGCCACCATTTGACCCTTTTATGGTGGGTGACCGAATATGTCTTTAACTTAGCCCAAAACAGTCCGAAACTCTAATAATCTTTGTTTTTGAATCAGAATTTACCTCTCCCCACTTTGTTTTTCTTTAGGGTCTATAAGAAAACAACTTGTACCAAATATTTGAGCTAGTATTATTCAGTATTATTCGCTAAGTAAATGACCAGGttgaatcttgattttttgagtcaCAGGTGACCTTCCCTGGCCCttcgtttttttcttttttgggacAATAAGAAAACAGCATTACCAAATATTTGAGTGCATATTGTTTACCAAGAAAATGATCATGTTCAATCTTAATTTTTTGAGTCAGAATTGACCTCCCCTGACCTATTGATTGTATTGGGTCTATAAGAAACCGATTTGTACTAAATACTTGAGTGAGAATTATTTACTCAGTGAATGACAATCTTCTGGCAGCAGTTAATAGAACTGACCCACCCCAGTCCAACTACACTGCTTCCATTATGAAGGGAAGCCCTCTCTAGCGTAGATGAACACTGCACATGCAGCATGAAACTTAGCTTGTTCCCTGTTGTTCTAATGCACTGAAATAAATTATGACCCATCTGGGCTTTAAATAAATACATATATTGTATATAAGAAGCTTAGGCAGTTCCCATGAATCATGTCAGAAATGTTCATCATACTACACTGCGAGTAGCAGGTGGGACTCTTCGAGCATGTAGGGTCATGAGCCAGTGTATGTCATGAAGGTTTTTGATCCCTGTACTCCTTTCCTATCCATATATTTCCATGCTGTGAAACTGACTCATGACTTCTCTAGTGTTGATTATTTACTACCACCATAAACTCTGATCTCGGTCCATCTGCCTATGATAACACTGAGATGCTCTCTAAGCTTTTGTATCAGTAGAACATATCGCACTGTGACCATTTTTTCTGTTACTTGTTCCCTTGTTTCCAAAAGCTTATGGTTGTCTTGTATAATTCTAACTTCTTAACAATCTTGAGACAGACAAAATCCTTGTATGTGTGCATGATCAAGTCTTCTTGTGCAGGTACCGGGCCATCACCAGTGCTTACTACAGAGGAGCTCTTGGAGCAATGTTAGTTTACGACATCACGAAACGGCAGACGTTCGACCATGTCGTGAGGTGGATCGACGAACTGCGAGCAAATGCTGACAACTCCATCGTTGTCATGCTGATAGGCAACAAGTCTGACCTTGCCAAGAACAGGGTCGTCTCGACTGAAGATGCCATGGAGTTTGCAGAGGAACAAGGACTCTTCTTCTCGGAAGCATCAGCACTTAGCGGGGACAATGTGGAGACTGCTTTCCTGAGGCTTCTGGAGGAGATATATGGTGTGATCTCGAGGAAGGCATTGGAGTGTGATGAAGCAACAAGGAATGCTACGAATGATGTCTTGACCTTGAAAGGAACCACGTTATCGGTTCTTTCGGAAGTGTCAATGATGGAAACTAGTGCTATGAGAAAAGGGACACAGTGTGCTTGCTTGTGATTCATCCACTACTTGGCTTCTCATGGCTTCTGTTTGCAAGGATTCATATGGCAAGGTCGTGAGAATAAAGTCATGGTTATGATTTGTAATCCAAGTGTTCGATGAAATGAATGTACAAATTTACCCCACATTCAGTATCAGTGTATGAATCATTCAGTATCAGTGTATGAATCGTATGGCCGTCTGATTGAAGAAAGGTTTATTGCCTACAAATTTCCTTCCGCCACTTCAACGAAGCAATTCTTCAAACACGTTATATATTATACAAAGTTTGTGTTTCCGCAACATGTTAGGGGAAATGCTAGGCAAAAATGAACGCATACCGGACGGCACAATCCATCACGTCGCGTGGCCAATGAAATCCCCCTCTTATCCTTCGCTCTCAGCGCACGGACAGCACGCGTCATCGTGTCTCGCGGCCAACCATATCCCTATAGCTCGTGTCTTAACACCCCTCTCTCATCTCTTATCGTGCCCACGAGCCCGAAGCCGTCCGCGCCACCTCCTTGCGATGGCCACCACCGCGACGATCGGCCTCCTCAACCTCCTCCCAAACGCAAACCCAAACCCAAATCCTTCCTCCTCTAGCAGTAAGCCATTCCTCAAACCACCGCCGCGACGCCACCTCGGCCCCCTTCCTTCTGCCTCTGGCCCCCAACACCTGCTCCCGATCGCCCCACCCCTccctgccaccgccgccgccgccgttgcATTCTCCCTTCCTCTCTTCCTCAATCCTCAGGTGAGCTACGTCATTTCCTCTCTATCTGTCCACTTTGATCTCGGCCTCAGCTGGAGCAGTGGTTCTGTTTGGTTCGAAGGATGCGCTCGCGGTGGGTGGGGAGTTCGGGATCTTGGAAGGGCGGACCTTCGCGTTGGTTCACCCGGTGGTGATGGGCAGCCTCTTCGTGTACACGCTCTGGGCGGGATATTTGGGATGGCAGTGGCGGCGGGTCCGGACCATCCAGAACGAGATCAACGAGCTCAAGAAGCAGGTGGCGCCCGCTGTCCCCACGCCCGTCGCCGCTGGGGCAGACGGcggaccgccgccgccaccgccgactCCGTCTCCGATCGAAGCGAAGATTCAGCAGCTCACCGAGGTACGTCTCGTTCCTCTCCCTAAATCTCGGTAGGTCTTTGTGCTAATGATCAGATTTTTAGTTGTGCTTGTGCGATTTCAGGAGAGGAAGGCGTTGCTGAAGGGATCTTACAGGGAGCGGCACTTCAACGCCGGGTCCATACTGCTGGCGTTTGGGGTGTTGGAGGCGGTGGGTGGGTGCCTCAATACATGGTTTCGGACCGGAAAGCTCTTCCCCGGCCCCCATTTGTTCGCTGGTGCTGGTATGCTATTCTTCTTCCTtacatttcctcgtatagtttctGATGTCCAAACGAAACAATTCAGTGGATGAATGATGTAGACACTGATCTCACCAAGAACAGAGCTCATGATTAATTTCTCTTTTCAATGTTCGGAAAGTGACCAGTGTTAAGACTTCATCTATACCATGATTTGCAAGTTCATGATTTGTTATGGAATCTGAGATTGTAGTTGAAATTGAATGCCATTGTCATATCTGCTTATCTATCCGGATTAAATTATCAGAAATGCTTTAGTTTAACAGGAAATCAATTTGGAAAGAATGGGAATAGTCACGTGTGACTGAAATTGTAGAGTAACCGATCGAATCCTGATAACCAATTCAGATTGCTGATGCTATAAATCAAATGGAAACAGTTGGTGTTCTGTGAAAAC of Musa acuminata AAA Group cultivar baxijiao chromosome BXJ2-3, Cavendish_Baxijiao_AAA, whole genome shotgun sequence contains these proteins:
- the LOC103978213 gene encoding ras-related protein RABA4d gives rise to the protein MMTREEDRGEEWEAEEIDYVFKIVVIGDSAVGKTQLLGRFTKDEFFLDSKSTIGVEFQTRTLVLNRKRIKAQIWDTAGQERYRAITSAYYRGALGAMLVYDITKRQTFDHVVRWIDELRANADNSIVVMLIGNKSDLAKNRVVSTEDAMEFAEEQGLFFSEASALSGDNVETAFLRLLEEIYGVISRKALECDEATRNATNDVLTLKGTTLSVLSEVSMMETSAMRKGTQCACL
- the LOC135607475 gene encoding uncharacterized protein LOC135607475 — protein: MATTATIGLLNLLPNANPNPNPSSSSSKPFLKPPPRRHLGPLPSASGPQHLLPIAPPLPATAAAAVAFSLPLFLNPQDALAVGGEFGILEGRTFALVHPVVMGSLFVYTLWAGYLGWQWRRVRTIQNEINELKKQVAPAVPTPVAAGADGGPPPPPPTPSPIEAKIQQLTEERKALLKGSYRERHFNAGSILLAFGVLEAVGGCLNTWFRTGKLFPGPHLFAGAGITVLWALAAALVPAMQKGNETARNLHIALNGLNVLLFVWQIPTGIDIVFKVFEFTNWP